A window of the Bacillus sp. A301a_S52 genome harbors these coding sequences:
- a CDS encoding TetR/AcrR family transcriptional regulator: MSQRMDRKFQDRNNTILNNAETLFRLKGVDKVTMNDIAKESDVAKGTLYLHFKSKEELLFNILIPKLEELNQKVELIDQNENQIRNKIEKIITYGFDSDFFDFTKTHFLYMHKLFNVQYHNELSAIIGKIIKNFSLIIQEGKEKNEIKSSLPNTYLSHQLMHVFDPQIYFSLVENEKNTKETFVRNTIHFYLNVLCLSDKGE, encoded by the coding sequence ATGTCCCAACGAATGGACCGAAAATTTCAAGATAGAAATAATACAATCCTAAATAATGCCGAAACATTATTTAGATTAAAAGGGGTCGATAAAGTAACTATGAATGACATCGCGAAAGAATCAGATGTTGCCAAAGGCACTTTATATTTGCATTTTAAATCTAAAGAGGAATTACTTTTTAACATTTTGATACCTAAATTGGAAGAACTCAATCAGAAAGTAGAACTAATAGACCAAAACGAAAATCAGATAAGAAATAAGATAGAAAAAATCATAACTTATGGATTTGATAGTGACTTTTTTGACTTCACTAAAACTCATTTTCTTTACATGCATAAGTTATTTAATGTGCAATATCACAATGAATTAAGTGCAATCATCGGTAAGATCATAAAGAATTTTTCCCTAATAATACAAGAGGGTAAAGAAAAAAACGAAATAAAATCTTCTCTACCTAATACTTATTTATCTCATCAATTGATGCACGTTTTTGATCCTCAAATTTATTTTAGTTTAGTTGAAAATGAAAAAAACACAAAAGAAACCTTTGTTCGCAATACGATTCATTTTTATTTAAATGTATTATGTCTATCTGACAAAGGAGAATAA
- the thiC gene encoding phosphomethylpyrimidine synthase ThiC — protein MSTSSFNEQNIAIMSSFSGSEKVYVEGSRPDMKVPMREIALSPTTGSFGEEENPPVRVYDTSGPYTDSHYSVDITKGLPTLRSKWIQERHDVEEYEGREIKPQDNGYQDGHDPRAHHNVFPGLKRKPLRAKKSRNVTQLHYAKKGIITPEMAFIAIRENMKPEFVRDEVARGRAIIPSNINHPETEPMIIGRHFHVKINANIGNSAVSSSIEEEVEKMTWATRWGADTIMDLSTGKNIHTTREWIIRNSAVPVGTVPIYQALEKVNGIAEDLTWEIYRDTLIEQAEQGVDYFTIHAGVLLRYVPLTAKRLTGIVSRGGSIMAQWCLYHHKESFLYTHFEDICEIMKTYDVAFSLGDGLRPGSIADANDEAQFAELETLGELTKIAWEHEVQVMVEGPGHVPMHLIKENMDKQLEVCEEAPFYTLGPLTTDIAPGYDHITSAIGAAMIGWYGTAMLCYVTPKEHLGLPNRDDVREGVITYKIAAHAADLAKGHPGARQRDDALSKARFEFRWRDQFNLSLDPELALQYHDETLPAEGAKTAHFCSMCGPKFCSMRISQDIRHYAKENKLDTKEAIEKGMREKANEFKQSGNKLYQ, from the coding sequence ATGTCAACATCTTCATTCAATGAACAAAACATTGCCATCATGTCTAGCTTTTCAGGGAGTGAAAAAGTATATGTAGAAGGTTCTAGACCTGATATGAAAGTGCCTATGCGTGAAATTGCGTTAAGCCCGACTACTGGTAGCTTTGGGGAAGAAGAAAATCCGCCAGTTCGTGTTTATGACACAAGCGGCCCCTATACAGATAGTCATTATTCTGTTGATATAACAAAAGGACTCCCTACGCTTAGAAGCAAATGGATTCAAGAAAGACATGATGTGGAGGAATATGAAGGGCGAGAGATAAAGCCCCAAGACAATGGCTATCAAGATGGACATGATCCTCGTGCACATCATAACGTATTTCCTGGTTTGAAAAGAAAGCCGCTACGCGCAAAAAAAAGCCGAAATGTCACACAACTTCATTATGCTAAAAAGGGGATTATTACACCTGAAATGGCGTTCATCGCAATAAGAGAAAATATGAAACCTGAATTTGTTCGTGATGAAGTAGCAAGAGGGCGAGCGATTATTCCTTCTAATATTAACCATCCAGAGACAGAGCCTATGATCATAGGCCGACATTTCCATGTTAAAATTAATGCGAATATTGGTAATTCAGCTGTTTCTTCATCTATTGAAGAAGAGGTGGAAAAAATGACTTGGGCGACCCGTTGGGGGGCTGATACTATTATGGACCTTTCAACAGGAAAAAACATTCATACGACACGGGAATGGATTATTCGTAATTCCGCTGTCCCAGTAGGTACGGTACCTATTTATCAAGCACTTGAAAAAGTAAATGGGATTGCGGAAGACCTAACATGGGAGATTTATCGTGATACACTCATTGAACAAGCAGAACAAGGTGTGGATTACTTCACTATTCATGCTGGTGTTCTTTTAAGATATGTGCCTCTCACAGCAAAGCGTTTAACAGGGATTGTATCGAGAGGTGGATCGATCATGGCGCAATGGTGCCTCTATCATCATAAAGAAAGTTTCTTATATACTCATTTTGAAGACATCTGTGAGATTATGAAAACGTATGATGTGGCTTTTTCTTTAGGTGATGGCTTACGCCCTGGATCAATTGCAGACGCAAACGATGAAGCTCAATTTGCAGAGCTAGAAACTCTTGGGGAACTTACAAAGATCGCTTGGGAACATGAGGTTCAAGTGATGGTAGAAGGACCTGGGCACGTACCAATGCATCTTATAAAAGAAAATATGGATAAACAACTAGAGGTCTGTGAAGAAGCACCTTTTTATACACTTGGACCACTGACTACTGATATAGCCCCTGGATATGATCACATTACATCGGCTATTGGGGCTGCCATGATTGGATGGTATGGCACGGCGATGCTTTGTTATGTGACACCAAAAGAACACTTAGGTTTACCAAATCGAGACGATGTTCGAGAAGGTGTGATCACATATAAAATCGCCGCACATGCTGCCGATTTAGCAAAAGGACATCCTGGTGCTCGTCAAAGAGATGATGCTCTATCAAAAGCTCGATTTGAATTTCGTTGGAGAGACCAGTTTAATTTATCATTAGATCCGGAGCTAGCACTACAATATCACGACGAAACGTTACCTGCTGAAGGGGCCAAAACAGCGCATTTCTGTTCCATGTGTGGACCGAAATTTTGCAGTATGAGGATCTCCCAAGACATCCGGCATTATGCTAAAGAAAACAAGCTAGACACAAAAGAAGCCATCGAAAAAGGAATGAGAGAAAAAGCGAACGAATTTAAACAGTCTGGAAATAAGTTATATCAGTGA
- a CDS encoding voltage-gated chloride channel family protein → MNRLKEKDFILNSFHIQSLFFLGKWLIISGIIGVLAGSASALFLTSLDWATNMRNNTPILILFLPIAGVIVSYMYMKFGGTAGKGNNLILEQIHNSQDGVPLRMAPLVLFGTIMTHLFGGSAGREGTAVQMGSSLADAVWKYLKLRATDRNIILICGISAGFGSVFGTPLAGAIFALEVLAFGVIRYRALIPCFFAALIGDRITSAWGVPHTHYSLGVIPEFSVILLIKIILAGIIFGLTALLFSKLSQGFKSLFSTYFKNPMMKSFVGGAIVVTIVLILGTRDYTGLSLPLIHESFEGDVSPLAFFWKMLLTTITLGAGFQGGEVTPLFTIGATLGNTLSSFLGVPTPLLAGLGFIAVFAGATNTPLACFIMGIELFGAEAAVYLFTACAISYMFSGHTGIYTSQRVGVAKCHSLEHHEESSLGHLPKSPKSKEGVGWSRKYTS, encoded by the coding sequence ATGAATAGACTCAAAGAAAAAGATTTTATTCTAAATAGCTTTCATATCCAATCTTTATTTTTTTTAGGAAAATGGTTAATTATTAGTGGGATTATTGGGGTACTTGCGGGATCTGCTTCAGCCCTATTTTTAACTAGTCTAGATTGGGCAACAAATATGAGAAATAACACACCCATTTTAATACTGTTTTTACCGATTGCCGGTGTTATCGTTAGTTATATGTATATGAAATTTGGGGGCACAGCTGGTAAAGGCAATAACCTTATTTTAGAACAGATTCATAACAGCCAAGACGGTGTGCCACTCAGGATGGCACCTCTAGTTCTCTTTGGTACCATTATGACACATCTGTTTGGAGGTTCTGCTGGTCGTGAAGGTACCGCTGTTCAGATGGGAAGCAGTTTAGCAGATGCAGTATGGAAATACTTAAAGTTACGTGCGACAGATCGTAACATCATATTGATTTGTGGAATTAGTGCAGGGTTTGGTTCTGTTTTTGGGACCCCTTTAGCTGGAGCGATTTTTGCATTGGAAGTATTGGCCTTTGGAGTCATTCGCTATCGAGCATTAATTCCTTGTTTTTTTGCCGCTTTAATAGGTGATAGAATTACTAGTGCTTGGGGCGTTCCGCACACCCATTATAGCCTTGGCGTCATCCCTGAATTTTCAGTAATCTTATTAATAAAAATTATCCTAGCGGGTATCATTTTCGGTTTAACCGCCCTATTATTTAGTAAGTTGTCACAAGGCTTTAAATCACTGTTTTCGACTTATTTCAAAAACCCAATGATGAAAAGCTTTGTAGGTGGGGCTATCGTTGTCACTATTGTTCTAATATTAGGTACTAGAGATTATACTGGGTTAAGCCTTCCATTAATTCACGAATCATTTGAAGGAGACGTTTCACCGCTTGCATTCTTCTGGAAAATGTTATTAACAACAATTACTCTTGGGGCAGGATTCCAAGGTGGTGAAGTTACCCCCCTGTTTACGATTGGTGCTACTCTAGGAAACACGCTCTCTAGCTTTCTTGGTGTACCTACACCTTTACTTGCCGGATTAGGATTCATCGCTGTTTTCGCAGGAGCTACCAATACACCTTTGGCATGTTTTATTATGGGAATTGAGTTATTTGGAGCAGAGGCTGCGGTCTATCTATTCACGGCCTGTGCCATCAGTTATATGTTTTCTGGACATACAGGTATATACACCTCACAACGAGTTGGAGTAGCTAAATGTCATTCTCTTGAACATCATGAAGAAAGTTCACTAGGGCATTTACCAAAATCCCCTAAGTCAAAGGAGGGTGTAGGATGGTCACGAAAATATACTTCTTAA
- a CDS encoding cation transporter, translating to MSNRLKQAELATWVGIILNGLLAIMKGIVGWLAGSRALIADAAHSASDVAGSIAVLAGIRTAQKPPDKDHPYGHGKAENVATIIVGILLIIVGVEIIVSSSKALFGGIPVAPKGIALVAIIISIVIKELLFQYKARLAKKINSSALLAEAWHHRSDALSSIAAFIGVLGAVVGQHFNYPFLMYLDPLAGVLVSLIVIKVGYSLAKESSLIVMEQVLDVENTRPFIETVKKINGVKRVDELLARTHGHYIVIDIKVSVDPTLSVEKGHSISKEVKKVLLTKHSDIKRVFVHINPYQPRPLPSDLVDDGSLVK from the coding sequence TTGAGTAATCGTTTAAAACAAGCAGAATTAGCGACATGGGTAGGAATTATTCTAAATGGACTATTAGCTATCATGAAAGGCATTGTTGGATGGCTGGCTGGAAGCCGGGCTTTAATCGCAGATGCTGCTCATTCAGCTTCAGACGTGGCAGGGTCTATTGCCGTGCTTGCTGGCATAAGAACGGCGCAAAAGCCTCCTGATAAAGATCACCCATATGGTCATGGAAAAGCGGAAAATGTGGCAACGATCATTGTCGGTATTCTTTTAATCATAGTAGGTGTTGAAATTATTGTGTCATCATCTAAAGCGTTATTTGGTGGGATACCAGTTGCACCGAAAGGGATCGCCTTAGTAGCCATTATCATTTCAATTGTAATTAAGGAGTTACTCTTTCAATACAAAGCGCGTTTGGCCAAAAAAATAAATAGTTCAGCCTTATTAGCAGAAGCGTGGCACCATCGGTCAGATGCTCTCTCGTCAATCGCAGCCTTTATAGGCGTGTTGGGAGCGGTAGTGGGCCAGCACTTTAACTATCCTTTTTTAATGTATTTAGATCCATTAGCCGGTGTACTCGTGTCTTTAATTGTTATTAAAGTTGGATACTCTCTGGCAAAGGAGTCCAGTTTAATTGTGATGGAGCAAGTTCTTGATGTAGAAAATACGAGACCTTTCATTGAGACAGTGAAGAAAATCAATGGTGTCAAAAGGGTGGACGAATTATTAGCTAGAACACACGGTCATTATATCGTCATCGATATAAAAGTGAGTGTAGACCCCACTCTTAGTGTAGAGAAGGGTCATTCAATTTCAAAGGAAGTGAAAAAGGTATTACTTACAAAGCACAGTGATATTAAAAGAGTGTTCGTCCATATTAATCCGTATCAACCACGTCCATTACCATCAGATTTAGTTGATGATGGGTCATTGGTAAAATAG
- a CDS encoding MgtC/SapB family protein: MTFELEMIFKLTLALFFGMLIGIDRQLKHKPLGLKTCMVISVASCLVTVVSIQSFYQFASPTYNAIDPMRLAAQIVSGVGFLGAGVILRRSNDVISGLTSAAMIWAASGLGITVGAGFYSEATIAVILLIIAVNVLPLIIKSVGPATLRERDVAVKIVMEPNYKMTELIKTIEQKGQGLNQNEKSDIRIRDIKLKDLDNGNQQIDLRLSAPEKQYTTEIYYLIKKIDFVLTVNVEHL, translated from the coding sequence ATGACGTTCGAACTAGAAATGATATTTAAGCTAACTCTTGCCTTATTTTTTGGTATGTTAATCGGTATTGACCGGCAGCTAAAACATAAGCCACTTGGCCTTAAAACGTGTATGGTCATTAGTGTTGCTAGCTGTTTAGTGACGGTCGTGTCGATACAATCATTTTATCAATTTGCATCACCCACGTACAATGCGATTGATCCGATGCGTTTAGCAGCGCAAATTGTCAGTGGTGTCGGGTTCCTTGGTGCTGGTGTCATTCTTCGGAGGAGCAATGATGTGATTTCCGGATTAACGAGTGCTGCGATGATATGGGCAGCATCAGGATTAGGAATTACCGTGGGAGCTGGTTTTTACTCAGAAGCGACGATTGCAGTCATTTTGCTCATCATCGCAGTTAATGTCTTACCACTGATTATTAAATCCGTCGGTCCTGCTACGTTACGGGAAAGAGACGTGGCTGTGAAAATAGTTATGGAGCCAAATTATAAAATGACGGAACTGATTAAAACGATAGAACAAAAGGGGCAAGGACTCAATCAAAATGAAAAAAGTGATATTAGAATTCGAGATATTAAGTTAAAAGACTTAGATAACGGCAATCAACAAATTGACTTACGACTCTCAGCTCCTGAAAAACAGTATACAACGGAAATATATTATCTCATTAAAAAAATTGACTTCGTATTAACGGTGAATGTAGAACACCTATAA
- the mgtE gene encoding magnesium transporter produces MERTLNIKNREEFTYYLFLYLKKNEKESFRTEFLDLHPTDQIDIFKQMSEEKRKRVYDYLEPIEFAGIFQGLALAEQKTVFSELEDAFALNMLNELAADDITDFFGQIPDGIASFLLSKMGKKEANNIKQLLSYKEETAGSIMTTEFITLAPKDTVFSVMERLREEGMDAETIYYLYVTNDEDKLIGIVSLRELIISVADDTIENLMKEQVISVSPLTDQEEVSTIIKDYDLLAVPVVTNDGKMIGIVTVDDIIDVIEEETTEDIGQLAAVKGALDLNVNALTATKKRLPWLVLLLFVGMFTAGLIGRYEGTLAEVAILAVFIPLIADMAGNTGTQSLAIVVRGLALEKFDRKGIVTLLKREFLTGGLMGIVCGLLVSVITLVIPGANLILGSIIGLSLFITIVISTLTGTVIPLIIHRFKIDPAVASGPFITTINDLVGLFVYFSIATTLIHYL; encoded by the coding sequence ATGGAAAGAACATTAAATATTAAGAACAGAGAAGAATTTACCTACTATCTATTTTTGTATTTGAAAAAAAACGAAAAAGAAAGCTTTCGAACGGAGTTTTTAGACCTTCACCCTACCGATCAAATTGATATTTTTAAACAAATGAGTGAGGAAAAAAGAAAGCGTGTATATGATTACCTTGAACCTATAGAGTTTGCGGGCATTTTTCAAGGTCTAGCCTTAGCGGAGCAAAAAACAGTGTTTTCTGAGCTGGAAGATGCGTTTGCCCTAAATATGTTAAACGAACTTGCTGCAGATGATATTACGGACTTTTTTGGCCAAATTCCAGATGGTATCGCTTCATTTTTATTAAGTAAAATGGGTAAAAAGGAAGCTAATAATATTAAGCAATTATTATCATATAAAGAAGAAACAGCAGGATCAATCATGACTACGGAGTTTATTACATTGGCTCCGAAGGACACAGTATTCTCAGTCATGGAGCGGTTACGTGAAGAAGGCATGGATGCTGAGACAATTTATTATTTATACGTCACAAATGACGAAGATAAGTTGATTGGCATCGTCTCCCTCCGTGAATTGATTATTTCTGTAGCCGATGACACCATTGAAAATTTAATGAAAGAACAAGTGATCTCTGTCTCTCCTTTAACAGACCAAGAAGAGGTTTCTACCATTATTAAAGACTATGACTTATTAGCTGTTCCGGTAGTCACAAATGATGGAAAAATGATTGGCATCGTCACGGTCGATGACATTATCGATGTTATTGAAGAAGAAACAACAGAAGATATTGGCCAATTAGCAGCCGTAAAAGGGGCGCTAGACCTAAATGTGAATGCCTTGACGGCTACGAAAAAAAGGCTGCCATGGTTGGTTCTATTATTATTCGTGGGAATGTTCACAGCAGGTTTGATTGGAAGATATGAAGGGACGTTGGCGGAAGTAGCTATTTTAGCGGTGTTTATTCCACTAATTGCTGATATGGCAGGAAATACAGGGACACAATCCTTGGCGATCGTTGTCCGAGGACTGGCGTTGGAGAAGTTTGATCGTAAAGGGATTGTTACGTTGTTGAAACGAGAATTCTTAACGGGAGGACTAATGGGAATAGTGTGTGGGCTATTAGTATCCGTCATAACCCTTGTTATCCCTGGGGCAAATTTAATTTTAGGAAGTATTATCGGCCTGTCCCTATTTATAACGATTGTCATCTCCACGTTAACAGGGACAGTCATCCCCCTTATTATCCACCGATTCAAAATAGATCCAGCAGTGGCGTCTGGCCCTTTCATTACAACAATCAATGACTTAGTCGGATTATTCGTTTACTTTTCCATCGCTACGACATTAATTCATTATTTATAG
- a CDS encoding TetR/AcrR family transcriptional regulator, producing the protein MKKGELTRRHIIRKSAPVFNTKGYMTTTMNDIIEETSIQKGGIYRHFKDKEQLMVESFHFSTDMMRTHLMTCVSQHEHATDKLIAFVEAFLQLTKGEPIVGGCPIFNAAIEMDDLDVRGLLPAIHEAMDMMINGLVTMIEEGMTRQELKQSLQPYDSAIYIVSTLEGGLVLDRLKKEEHLTTIIINHLKQFISMMAADRQ; encoded by the coding sequence ATGAAAAAAGGTGAATTAACAAGGCGGCACATTATTCGAAAGTCTGCTCCCGTTTTTAACACAAAAGGTTACATGACAACGACGATGAATGACATTATTGAAGAAACAAGTATTCAAAAGGGTGGGATCTATCGGCACTTTAAAGATAAAGAGCAGCTGATGGTCGAATCGTTTCATTTTTCTACTGACATGATGCGGACGCATTTAATGACGTGTGTTTCACAACATGAACATGCTACGGACAAATTAATCGCATTTGTGGAGGCTTTTTTACAATTAACTAAAGGGGAACCGATAGTAGGCGGGTGTCCTATTTTTAACGCCGCTATAGAAATGGATGATTTGGATGTTAGGGGGTTACTGCCAGCGATTCATGAGGCCATGGACATGATGATAAACGGGTTGGTGACAATGATAGAAGAGGGTATGACACGTCAGGAGCTGAAGCAGTCCTTACAGCCATATGACAGTGCCATATATATTGTGTCAACACTTGAAGGTGGACTCGTATTAGACCGTTTAAAGAAAGAAGAGCACCTAACAACTATCATAATAAATCATTTGAAGCAGTTTATTTCAATGATGGCGGCTGATCGTCAATAA
- a CDS encoding alpha/beta fold hydrolase, producing MKYALFMAFVGVGISLFLRRYIIRHVFTPKKKEAQTYPNSTYENIEVELDIGTMRGWFIKSEGVRGCFLLVHGWGSHKSNMLRYVDPLIASGYDVIMMDVLGHGQSDSIQKQVSIKSFVQSIKATIDYVEERTDINSHAIYVLGHSMGGTAASIVNATDERIQALITDSMPTSLKNISQSMAGNITLPYRPFGWLLISWFLIRGGVFIKARKEWCLEKIMKNQQSPALAIHGTQDTKVPISNVDVLLTHSNFKQVIKVETKGHHNCVKDNGFWENIFRFITDNRP from the coding sequence ATGAAATATGCCTTATTCATGGCTTTCGTAGGGGTAGGAATCAGTTTATTTTTAAGGCGCTATATCATTCGTCATGTTTTCACACCGAAAAAGAAAGAAGCTCAAACATATCCGAATTCGACTTACGAGAACATTGAAGTTGAGCTAGATATTGGGACAATGCGAGGCTGGTTTATTAAAAGTGAAGGCGTAAGAGGTTGCTTTCTATTAGTACACGGGTGGGGCTCTCATAAATCAAACATGCTACGGTATGTCGATCCCCTCATAGCTAGCGGTTATGATGTCATTATGATGGACGTCCTTGGTCACGGGCAAAGTGATTCAATACAAAAGCAAGTAAGTATTAAATCATTTGTCCAAAGTATCAAGGCAACGATTGATTATGTGGAGGAAAGGACAGATATTAATAGTCATGCCATCTATGTTTTAGGGCATTCAATGGGAGGCACGGCCGCAAGTATTGTAAACGCCACTGATGAGAGAATACAAGCACTTATTACCGATTCAATGCCCACCTCATTAAAAAATATTAGTCAATCAATGGCGGGCAATATCACGCTCCCTTATAGACCATTTGGCTGGCTATTGATCAGCTGGTTTTTAATACGAGGTGGTGTTTTTATAAAAGCTAGAAAAGAATGGTGTTTAGAAAAAATAATGAAAAACCAACAGTCCCCGGCGCTTGCCATACACGGTACTCAAGATACGAAAGTGCCGATTTCGAATGTGGATGTCTTATTAACTCATAGCAATTTTAAACAAGTGATTAAAGTTGAAACGAAAGGCCATCACAATTGTGTGAAAGATAACGGTTTTTGGGAGAATATTTTTCGTTTTATCACAGATAACCGTCCGTAA
- the lpdA gene encoding dihydrolipoyl dehydrogenase has protein sequence MNHSDTLVIGAGPGGYVAAIRAAQMGQKVTIIEREYLGGACSNVGCIPSKVLISVGHRLEQTTHSDNMGVLTQEAKLDWTNVQQFKRRVISKLVNGVEHLLIGNKINIVKGEAYVVDANTVRVIDGANVQTYTFNNAILATGSRPVELSSFTFSERVINSTDALSLPKIPEKLVVIGGGYIGTELGSAYANLGSHVTIIEGGNDILAGFDKHMTQLVRKSLKKKGVEVVVGASAKGVEEKEKGVIVTYEAEGEEKIVEANYALVTVGRRPNTDNLGLEAAGIELTENGLLKVDKQCRTSVPNFYAIGDIVSGPQLAHKASYEGKVAAEAIAGEKSIVDYLAIPAVCFTDPELATVGYNEEQAKTEGIDVKVVKYPIAANGRALVLNATEGFVKLIARKDDDLLIGAQIVGVNAADMIAEMGVAIEAGMKAEDIALTIHAHPTLSEMTMEAATAMN, from the coding sequence ATGAATCATAGTGATACGCTTGTCATTGGTGCAGGTCCAGGAGGTTATGTGGCGGCTATTCGCGCTGCTCAAATGGGACAAAAGGTAACGATTATAGAAAGAGAGTATTTAGGGGGAGCTTGTTCAAATGTCGGTTGTATCCCGTCAAAAGTGTTGATCTCAGTAGGACACCGATTGGAGCAAACAACGCATTCAGATAATATGGGTGTTTTAACACAGGAAGCAAAACTTGACTGGACAAACGTGCAACAATTCAAAAGACGTGTCATTTCTAAATTAGTAAACGGTGTTGAGCATTTATTAATCGGCAACAAAATTAACATTGTGAAAGGCGAAGCATACGTCGTAGATGCAAACACAGTACGTGTCATCGACGGTGCGAACGTACAAACTTACACATTTAACAATGCCATCCTTGCAACAGGTTCCCGGCCGGTTGAGTTGTCATCATTCACATTTTCCGAGCGTGTTATCAACTCAACGGATGCCCTTTCTTTGCCGAAAATACCAGAAAAATTAGTCGTCATCGGAGGGGGTTACATTGGGACTGAGCTCGGCTCGGCTTACGCTAACTTAGGCTCTCACGTCACAATTATTGAAGGGGGCAACGACATCTTAGCTGGCTTCGACAAGCACATGACACAACTTGTGAGAAAAAGCTTAAAGAAAAAAGGTGTAGAGGTGGTTGTTGGTGCATCAGCTAAAGGTGTAGAAGAGAAGGAAAAGGGTGTGATTGTAACCTATGAAGCGGAAGGAGAGGAGAAAATTGTTGAAGCTAACTATGCATTAGTCACTGTCGGTCGACGCCCAAATACAGATAACTTGGGGCTGGAAGCCGCAGGCATCGAATTGACAGAGAATGGGCTACTAAAAGTAGACAAACAATGCCGTACGTCAGTACCAAATTTTTATGCAATAGGAGATATCGTCTCTGGTCCACAACTGGCACATAAGGCCTCGTATGAAGGTAAAGTAGCTGCTGAAGCCATCGCTGGCGAAAAATCAATTGTAGATTACTTAGCTATCCCAGCTGTATGTTTCACAGATCCCGAACTTGCCACTGTTGGTTACAATGAGGAGCAAGCAAAAACAGAAGGGATTGATGTGAAAGTAGTGAAATATCCAATCGCAGCAAATGGTCGTGCCCTAGTTTTAAACGCAACGGAAGGATTTGTGAAACTGATTGCGCGTAAAGACGATGACTTATTAATCGGTGCTCAAATCGTAGGGGTTAATGCGGCTGATATGATCGCTGAAATGGGTGTTGCGATTGAAGCTGGAATGAAGGCAGAAGATATCGCCCTCACGATTCATGCTCATCCAACTTTAAGTGAGATGACAATGGAGGCAGCAACTGCAATGAATTAG
- a CDS encoding tetratricopeptide repeat protein codes for MNKRFWPLLMFSLIILSGCLLKGQADPDFSREKYDSWYEKNQYELALEDLNERLEAYPEDPSLHNEKGYALQYIGQHEEALESLNEAIELNDQLDAAFNNKAFSLNELGEYEQAIVAAQKAIDISDKEPEQFINMGNAHFSLERYEKAIEYYDEALAIDDRTPFALYGKGISLYFLFEDEEALPYLETFIEGSPENTDGLWYLVYTHESLGEYRDTLTYLNRIIELDEEQRLNALDYKGFMLTYAGDFEDAEDIYNAIIEEYPNEAIGYYGKGVALVQQGEIDQGLEDLAKSIDLEDAFKDTAYTDPLLSTIYDDETFIELTDY; via the coding sequence ATGAACAAACGATTTTGGCCTTTATTAATGTTTTCACTTATTATTCTTTCAGGTTGTCTCTTGAAGGGTCAAGCAGATCCTGACTTCTCAAGAGAAAAATATGATAGCTGGTATGAAAAAAACCAATACGAATTGGCTTTAGAAGATCTGAACGAACGATTAGAAGCATACCCTGAAGATCCATCCCTGCATAATGAGAAAGGCTATGCTCTCCAATATATCGGGCAGCATGAAGAAGCATTAGAATCTCTAAACGAAGCAATTGAACTTAATGACCAACTGGATGCCGCATTTAATAACAAGGCTTTTTCATTAAATGAACTCGGTGAATATGAACAAGCGATTGTGGCTGCACAAAAAGCGATCGATATTAGTGATAAGGAGCCCGAACAATTTATCAATATGGGAAATGCTCACTTCTCGCTTGAAAGGTATGAAAAAGCAATAGAATATTATGATGAGGCTTTGGCAATTGATGATCGTACACCATTTGCTCTATATGGTAAAGGGATTTCGCTTTACTTCCTATTTGAAGATGAAGAGGCCCTTCCTTATTTAGAAACATTCATCGAAGGCAGCCCCGAAAATACTGACGGATTATGGTATCTTGTGTACACCCATGAGTCATTAGGCGAATATCGTGATACGCTTACTTATCTCAATAGAATTATTGAACTAGATGAAGAACAACGATTAAATGCTTTAGATTATAAAGGCTTCATGCTTACGTATGCAGGTGATTTTGAAGACGCTGAAGACATCTATAACGCCATTATCGAGGAATATCCAAATGAAGCCATAGGCTACTACGGAAAAGGTGTCGCTCTTGTACAACAAGGAGAGATTGATCAAGGACTCGAGGATTTAGCTAAATCAATTGACTTAGAAGATGCCTTCAAAGATACAGCCTACACTGACCCGCTATTATCAACCATTTATGACGACGAGACGTTTATTGAGTTGACAGATTATTAA